A section of the Polyodon spathula isolate WHYD16114869_AA chromosome 51, ASM1765450v1, whole genome shotgun sequence genome encodes:
- the prpf3 gene encoding LOW QUALITY PROTEIN: U4/U6 small nuclear ribonucleoprotein Prp3 (The sequence of the model RefSeq protein was modified relative to this genomic sequence to represent the inferred CDS: inserted 2 bases in 1 codon), whose product MSLSKRELDELKPWVEKTVKRVLGFSEPTVVTAALHCVGKGLDKRKTSDQLKPFLDESTVKFVDKLFEAVEEGRSSRHSKSSSEKHRKRDLKEVFGDDPEISREPTAGGGPRKSSLPRFEEVXRGREVLPAPPSESPGMLTKRQIKQMMEAATRQIEERKKQLSFVAPVPLPPRVPAVQPEAPTRGQSIAPSQAATFMNDAIEKAKKAAELQARIQSQLAMKPGILGSLATGNTNLVALANLHAMGIALPKVESRDVSKPSPLILDELGRTVDASGKEIELTHRMPTLKANIRAVKREQFKQQLRERPSEELESTAYFDPRVPALPAQRARRGFKFNEKGRFEKIAQRIRTKAQLEKLQTEIAQAAKKTGIQASTRLALITPKKELMEGEVPELEWWDSYIFPAGMEPKPENLSNENELFGITNLVEHPAQMSPPVGSGAPVALGVLLTKKEQKKLRRQTRREGQKELQEKVRLGLMPPPEPKVRISNLMRVLGTEAVQDPTKVEAHVRAQMAKRQKAHEEANAARKLTTEQRKEKKAKKLREDLSHGVHIAVYRIRNLTDPAKKFKVEANAGQLYLTGTVVLRRDVNVVVVEGGPKAQKKFKRLMLHRIKWDEQRNSKRGDPDGSDDEAAKKPNKCCLVWEGTAKDRSFGDIKFKQCPTENMAREHFKKHGAEHYWDLALSESVLESTED is encoded by the exons ATGTCTCTCTCGAAGAGGGAGCTGGACGAGCTCAAGCCGTGGGTTGAGAAGACGGTGAAGCGAGTCCTGGGCTTCTCTGAGCCCACCGTGGTCACGGCCGCCCTGCACTGCGTGGGCAAGGGGCTGGACAAGCGCAAGACCAGCG ACCAGCTGAAGCCGTTCCTGGACGAGTCGACGGTGAAGTTCGTGGACAAGCTGTTTGAGgcggtggaggaggggaggagctCCCGCCACTCCAAATCCAGCAGCGAGAAACACCGGAAGAGAGACCTGAAG GAGGTGTTTGGGGATGACCCTGAGATTTCCCGTGAGCCCACGGCGGGTGGGGGGCCCCGG AAGAGCTCTCTGCCCCGCTTCGAGGAGGT GCGGGGGCGGGAGGTCCTGCCAGCGCCCCCCTCGGAGAGCCCGGGCATGCTCACCAAAAGGCAG ATCAAGCAGATGATGGAAGCCGCCACACGACAGATCGAGGAGCGCAAGAAGCAGCTCAGCTTCGTGGCTCCCGTCCCGCTGCCTCCG aggGTCCCTGCTGTTCAGCCAGAGGCCCCCACTAGGGGGCAGTCCATCGCTCCCTCTCAGGCCGCCACCTTCATGAACGACGCCATCGAGAAGGCCAAGAAGGCGGCAGAGCTGCAGGCGCGCATCCAATCACAGCTCGCCATGAAGCCGGGCATTCTGGGAAGCCTGGCCACCGGCAACACCAACCTGGTGGCACTGGCTAACCTCCACGCCATGGGCATCGCACTGCC GAAGGTGGAGTCCCGGGACGTGTCGAAGCCCTCTCCCCTCATTCTGGACGAGCTGGGGCGCACGGTGGACGCCAGCGGGAAGGAGATTGAGCTCACTCATCGCATGCCCACCCTGAAGGCCAACATCCGCGCGGTGAAGCGGGAGCAGTTCAAGCAGCAGCTGCGGGAGCGCCCCTCCGAGGAGCTGGAGTCCACCGCCTACTTCGACCCGCGCGTGCCCGCCCTCCCCGCGCAGAGAGCCCGCCGCGGGTTTAAATTCAACGAGAAGGGCCGCTTCGAGAAGATCGCGCAGCGCATTCGCACCAAG GCCCAGCTAGAGAAGCTGCAGACGGAGATCGCTCAGGCTGCTAAGAAGACAGGGATCCAGGCCTCCACCAGGCTGGCTCTCATCACCCCCAAGAAGGAGCTGATGGAGGGGGAGGTGCCTGAGCTGGAGTGGTGGGACTCGTACATCTTCCCAGCAGGCATGGAGCC GAAACCTGAGAACCTGTCTAATGAAAACGAACTCTTTGGGATAACCAATCTGGTGGAGCATCCTGCACAGATGAGCCCTCCAG TGGGCTCAGGCGCGCCGGTGGCTCTGGGCGTGCTCCTCACCAAGAAGGAGCAGAAGAAGTTGAGGAGGCAGACCCGGCGCGAGGGGCAGAAGGAGCTGCAGGAGAAAGTGAGGCTGGGACTGATGCCCCCCCCAGAGCCCAAAG TACGGATCTCCAATCTGATGCGAGTGCTGGGAACGGAGGCTGTCCAGGACCCCACGAAAGTGGAGGCGCACGTCCGAGCACAGATGGCAAAGAGGCAGAA AGCTCACGAAGAGGCGAATGCAGCTCGCAAACTGACCACAGAGCAGCGCAAAGAGAAGAAAGCGAAGAAGCTGAGAGAGGACTTGAGCCATGGAGTGCATATAGCAGTGTACAG aatCAGAAACTTGACGGACCCCGCTAAGAAGTTTAAAGTGGAAGCCAATGCTGGGCAGCTCTACCTGACGGGCACGGTGGTTCTGCGCAGGGATGTGAACGTCGTCGTGGTCGAGGGAG GTCCCAAAGCACAGAAGAAGTTCAAGCGGTTGATGCTTCACAGGATTAAGTGGGATGAACAGAGGAACTCCAAGCGCGGCG ACCCTGACGGTTCAGACGATGAAGCTGCCAAGAAGCCGAACAAGTGCTGCCTGGTGTGGGAG gGCACCGCGAAGGACAGAAGCTTCGGGGATATCAAATTCAAACAGTGCCCGACGGAGAACATGGCCAGGGAACATTTCAAAAAGCACGGCGCGGAGCACTACTGGGACCTGGCACTGAGCGAGTCGGTTCTGGAGTCCACTGAGGACTGA